A genome region from Arachis duranensis cultivar V14167 chromosome 6, aradu.V14167.gnm2.J7QH, whole genome shotgun sequence includes the following:
- the LOC107495433 gene encoding probable receptor-like protein kinase At1g80640: MKLLTIMLLMLFLILHKPSFVLSSTIDYPFAPSPQIQAISTSMASSPSSPGFEQENEKQGMDSHRKMVIAFVVASTALSALILCLLFFWIYYHTSHSSKSKRTSVQNSGQDAEKGAYLSKFSSIKMVGKKGCVPIIDYKQIEKGTNNFKESNILGEGGFGCVYKATLDDNLDVAVKKLHCENQYAETEFENKVELLSKIQHPNIISLLGCSNDGITKFIVYELMHNGSLETQLHGPSHGSALTWHMRMKIALDTARGLKYLHEHCYPAVIHRDLKSSNILLDANFNAKICDFGLAITDGSQNKNNIKLSGTLGYVAPEYLLDGKLTDKSDVYAFGVVLLELLLGRKPVEKLAPSQCQSIVTWAMPHLTDRSMLPTIVDPVIKDAMDLKHLYQVAAVAVLCVQPEPSYRPLIADVLHSLIPLVPVELGGTLRVSQVTQQVLPIDDVAENSSHSI, encoded by the exons atgaagCTTCTTACAATAATGCTACTCATGTTGTTCCTTATTCTCCACAAACCAAGTTTCGTTCTTTCTTCAACAATTGATTACCCTTTTGCTCCTTCACCTCAAATTCAAGCCATTTCTACATCAATGGCTTCTTCACCTTCATCCCCTG gttttgaacaagagaatgaAAAGCAGGGCATGGATTCACACAGGAAAATGGTGATAGCTTTTGTTGTTGCCAGCACTGCACTTAGTGCACTCATTTTATGCCTCTTATTCTTCTGGATTTATTATCATACAAGCCATTCATCAAAATCCAAAAGGACAAGTGTTCAAAACTCAG GGCAAGATGCTGAGAAAGGGGCATATTTGAGCAAATTTAGTTCTATAAAGATGGTGGGTAAGAAGGGTTGTGTTCCAATAATTGATTATAAGCAAATAGAAAAGGGCACAAATAATTTCAAGGAGAGTAATATTTTGGGGGAGGGTGGTTTTGGATGTGTTTATAAGGCTACTTTGGATGATAATTTGGATGTTGCTGTTAAAAAACTTCACTGTGAAAATCAATATGCTGAGACAGAATTTGAG AATAAGGTGGAATTGTTAAGTAAAATTCAGCATCCCAACATAATTTCTTTATTGGGTTGTAGCAACGATGGCATTACAAAGTTTATTGTCTATGAATTGATGCACAATGGATCATTGGAAACCCAATTACATG GACCTTCTCATGGCTCAGCATTGACTTGGCATATGAGGATGAAGATTGCTCTTGACACAGCAAG AGGATTAAAATATCTGCATGAGCACTGTTACCCTGCAGTGATCCATAGAGATCTGAAATCTTCTAATATTCTTTTAGATGCAAACTTCAATGCAAAG ATTTGTGATTTTGGGCTTGCCATAACTGATGGGTCCCAAAATAAGAACAACATCAAGCTTTCAGGCACATTGGGGTATGTAGCTCCAGAGTATCTTTTAGATG GTAAATTGACTGATAAAAGTGATGTGTATGCTTTTGGAGTTGTGCTTTTGGAGCTTCTATTAGGAAGAAAGCCTGTGGAGAAACTGGCACCATCACAATGCCAATCTATTGTCACATGG GCCATGCCACATCTCACAGACAGATCCATGCTTCCAACTATTGTGGACCCTGTGATTAAGGATGCAATGGATCTCAAGCACTTGTACCAG GTTGCTGCCGTGGCTGTGTTGTGTGTGCAACCGGAGCCGAGTTACCGGCCGCTGATTGCGGATGTTCTGCACTCACTTATTCCTCTTGTACCTGTTGAGCTTGGAGGAACACTCAGAGTTTCACAAGTGACACAACAAGTTTTACCAATTGATGATGTTGCTGAGAATTCTAGTCACTCAATTTGA